The genomic DNA GAAAGAAAGCACCAATTTTGTTATAGGAGATGATCcatataaaaagtgaaaaactcCTCTAACCACGAAAATTATAACACCCTGGAAGAAATgaaggagaccctataaaaaacatatttgttggaaccgtggatatcggaccactaaagcatatagctgccatacaaactgaccggtcaaatcaagttcttgtaatgaatgcttttatttgagaagggtattccaaattcggtgcaaccgaagttaacgtttgttcttgttttacttttaattatgtTTATGTTTTCTCTTGCATGTATAGTTTGGACTGACTCGGAAGTATCACTACCCTTTGGAAAGTCACTTTGTCACTACTGAGGACAAGTATATTTTACGCTTATTTCGTTTGCCGCGTCCGAAGGCGCGACCTATTTTTCTAATGCATGGCCTTTTAGATAGCTCAATTACTTGGCTCCTAAGTGGTCCGTGGGCAGCTTTTGGTGAGTAAGAGTATTTGTATAATGtgcaaatacattttatattttattgttgcacCTCTATACTCGTATTTTCAGGTTACTATCTCCACGATCTGGGTTACGATGTGTGGATGGGCAATGCACGTGGCAATTTCTATTCACGGAACCATACGTATTACAATCCGGATACCGACAAGTCATTTTGGCGTTTCAGTTGGCATGAAATTGGCTTTTACGATTTGCCTGCCTCGATAGATTATGTTTTGGATAAGACGAGCTATGATAAAATCGCATATTTCGGTCATTCACAGGTCAGATCTTAGTTAAAATACTGACTGCTCTTACTTTTCTAACAAATTAGTAAATCACCTATCATGTGAAACTTCCGAGACATCGATAAGAAGctctcgaccgatagttgcgattcttttcctgtacAAAGCCGTGCATTCGCATAGATATTCCATAGTCCCCTCTTCTTCTAACTCCTCACAGCTtatacaatagtcgttgtatcgTATACCCAGTCTGCTGGCATGTCTGTCAAATAGACAGTCAACTGTTTGCACTGCTACTAGAATTCTTAcatcattccttttgaattttaatagtcggcatgtgcggcccaTATTCCATTAGGCCAGGTTTGCCTACTTATTTAGCAAGTGAgggattgtctccaccgaggtTCAGCTCTATCtataacatgtttgtcgattaaatgtctgcaagtagccagaggcatgtTTATTCCCTCTTTATCGGAGTCTGATTGTAGGGTGATGCTTGCTCTGGCTAGTTCCTCTGCTTTACATTTACCggaatatcactatgtcctagaacccattgcaggtttaacCTGAAATAGAATGTTAGATCCAATAAGGGATCAAGGTATTCTTTCATTACCTTCGATAAAAGTTTAAGAAACTTTAGTTTATAGCCACTtggctatctgtatatataaatacatttttggttGTAAGCACGCTTTTTGTCAGAACGAGAAGGATTTTTTAATTGGTGTGATTTTCGCTtcgaagacactgcagtggtctggtagtcGAAAGGCGATTCTGATAtctaattttactaaaaattcaaCACCTCTTAGTCGATTATCTCCATCCGTATAGATACTTATCCCGGTGTGTCTGTCCACCTCACCCCTATCTCACTCTTCTCTGGAAGTGAAGACAATATTGGAGACCGAATACTACTTTAAAAAAGGAGTCGTTGATTACTATTTATTAGCTTCGACGAAAAGTAATATAATTCAAAAACAGAATATATTGAGAGATCCTGATTGAACTGCTTAAATctactatatacttatacagTGGCAATCTTAATCTTGAAGCTAGAGTAAGTAAATGTACCCTTTGAATGCGAATAAATCGAAACCGCAATAGTTATAAGGAAATATACAGGTTTTGTTTCGGTTATGGTGATAAGACGGTCATATTCATAATTCATCAGTTGGCATGACTCTGACtctcatttacatacattttcaaGTATTCTACAacaatacaaatctttattattgtcTCAAATTATGCTACATATGTAAACACTTAATTTTAAATGGCTAAAAATCTGtatctaaatatgcaaatattcttttaaaaGGGCACCACATCCTTCTTTGTGATGACTTCTATGCGTCCGGAGTATAATGAAAAGATTAGCATCATGAGTGCACTTGCACCTGTgtcctatatgaaaaatgtaaatgcTCCTTTGCTGCCGATTTTGAGGAATCTTTTTGCTATAGCAGGAAACGCAATTACCGAGTTTCTGCCACGTACTGAACTGTGGAAAGCATGTTTCCGCTCCAAAATGACCGAAGATACTTGTTTTGATTACATGTATCAATTATTAGGAAAGGATTCCAAAATGTGGAATGCGGTGAGTTAAAAACAACAATGGActaactattttaaaaattatggtttATATAACACTTTTTTCGGCAATCATCAGTCAATGGCGCCAGTTTACATGTCCCATCTGCCAAGTGGTTGCAATTTGAAGCAATTCAAACACTACGTGCAACTTATCGACTCTGGGCGTTTCTGTCAGTATGATTACGGACCAACGGAAAATCTCAAGCGTTACAATAGTTCTCAGCCAAAGGACTATCCCATCAAAAAGATCACTGCACCGGTCGCGCTATATTACACCTCCAATGATCATCTTAGCAGTTATAAAGATGTGCTACATCTGTCCAAAGAGCTACCAAATGTTGTCAAAAATTACCTTTATCCATATAAAAAGTGGAATCATATGACGATGATATGGGGTTTGGAAGCACGCGAATTGACTCATAAAAATATGGTAGAGTTAATGAAGAAATTCGAACCGCAATCTATG from Bactrocera oleae isolate idBacOlea1 chromosome 3, idBacOlea1, whole genome shotgun sequence includes the following:
- the LOC106626226 gene encoding lipase 1, with translation MSHLITLSKTLQFMCFFGAAIAGYMEDKYSASVLEDSALDMFGLTRKYHYPLESHFVTTEDKYILRLFRLPRPKARPIFLMHGLLDSSITWLLSGPWAAFGYYLHDLGYDVWMGNARGNFYSRNHTYYNPDTDKSFWRFSWHEIGFYDLPASIDYVLDKTSYDKIAYFGHSQGTTSFFVMTSMRPEYNEKISIMSALAPVSYMKNVNAPLLPILRNLFAIAGNAITEFLPRTELWKACFRSKMTEDTCFDYMYQLLGKDSKMWNASMAPVYMSHLPSGCNLKQFKHYVQLIDSGRFCQYDYGPTENLKRYNSSQPKDYPIKKITAPVALYYTSNDHLSSYKDVLHLSKELPNVVKNYLYPYKKWNHMTMIWGLEARELTHKNMVELMKKFEPQSM